The Photobacterium sp. CCB-ST2H9 DNA segment CTCAAGAAAAAATATGATCCCAACAACCTTTTCAGAATGAATCAGAATATTAATCCGGACGGCTGAAGCGTCTTTAACGTGAAAGCCCGCCAAATCTGGCGGGCTTTCAGTGGTTGTTTTGACTGAGCAAGGTGTTGCGGCCATTGTTATGTCAGCATCAACACCGCATGCAGCAGGATAACGCCTGCAGTCAGTCGGCTTCGCATCGGCTGATATGCTTTGGGTTTCTCTTCCCCTTCCGTCTGCCGAATCAGTTTTTCTGCAAACCAGACAGCCAGATAACCCAGTGCCAGGAGTCCGGCTGCTGTCACGCTATGCTTATTGCCCTGCAAAATTGCGCCCCAGGCCAGCAGAACAAACAGATTGCTCAGAATCAGGGCATTCCGGCTGAGTTTGTGAGCCATATGATCAATGGCGTTGCCCCATAAAATTCCGGACAGAAAACTCAGAATCACGGCACTGTAGGCGATGAACATCTGTTGGCCGGACAAGTTGAACAGCCTGATATCCGTCATAGCCAGCATCAGGGTGATCAGAAAAGGCAGCAGGCCGAGATAGCCAAGCTGTTTCATCAGAGAGTCAGGTGTTTGCATCATATGTCCTCAGGTGATGAATCACCGGCTGATCCGGGATGATTTTTCCTTCATAAATATAGCTTCAGTCAGTGTTTCATGCGCAGTTGCGACCGTTTCGGCATCATAAGAAACAGATCCAGCCGGAAACCCGAAAGTATTTATTTTCCGAATACTGACTATTCAGTTTATTCATGCATTGGCGGGGCCTTTGAAACGTATAGTGATGGGTTTCAACGGCTGGTTGTGCTGTTGGTTCGGACGAAAGTCGCGTGATGCAGGATGCGCTGATGCTTCTCTTCCGGGCATCGTTTTTATGAAAATTAAGCCAGACTAGCTTGGCCCGATTTCGTGACAGAAGCTTCCGCCAATCTATGAAGACTCAGCTACAGTTAGACCAGCAGAGAACGAGAATCACTGAGCAAAAGCGTATGTAACACACGGCAGGCATATCCGAACCGGTATTGCAGCTTGCCAGAGCAAGTATTTACTGACTGGAGAAATATGATGAAAGTTCTGTATTCCACAAAAGCAACATCTACTGGCGGGCGTGACGGTGCTTCGGAGACTGAAGACGGCAAACTGAAAGTGCAGTTGAGCACACCGAAAGAGCTGGGCGGAGCCGGCGGCAGCGGCACGAATCCGGAACAGCTCTTTGCGGCGGGTTATTCTGCCTGTTTCATCGGAGCAATGAAATTTGTAGCGGCACAGGATGGCATCAAATTACCGAATGAGCCCAGCGTGACAGCGCAGGTGGGGATTGGTGAAAATCCGAAAGGCGTTGGCTTTGCAATTGATGTCGAGTTACATATTTCGCTGCCGGATCTGGAGAAGGATGAAGCCAGGGCGTTGGCAGAAAAAGCGCATGAAGTTTGCCCTTACTCAAATGCGACACGTGGCAATGTTCGTGTTGAACTCGTGATCGTATAACGAACATTTCATAATTTTAACGGGCTCAATTGAGCCCGTTTTTTGTTTTCAATGTTTTGTTTTTAATTTTGGCTGGTGGCGGAGTCAGAGATGTTTTTTATTTAAATATCTGCAAGTAAATTATAATTAACTTTGTTAAGTTTGAGCCATTCAGACATAAGGCGACGATGCGGAGGAAATATTAAATGCCAGTTTTTTTGATATTAAAAAACTGCTGATATAAAAACGACTTAGCCTCGCCATTAATATTTGTGAGGAAGGTCAAATAAAGTTGTGGGTTTTCGTTCAGCCCTTTGCTGGCGTGGCTTGAGGGTGTGTTTCGTTATGAGCTTTCTTATAGTCAAAATGACTTTATTTACCCTCAAAAAGTCGGAATTGAAATAGGCTATTGAAATGCTTTATAAGAGAATTCTAAACTCAGCGCATCGAATCATTTTATGGCTGGTATTTCCCTTTGTCTGAGTCTGATAATCAAAAAGTGTCTGCGATTGATAGTGTGATTCATCGTGCGCTGATTAAAAAAAAGAAACGTCAAAAGGAATTGGAGCTTGCAAGCAAACCTTCTCTTGAGGAAAGCCTGCGGGCCAGGTTCGATATTCTCGAAACAATGACCAAGCCCGGTCGCGGCACGGTTGTGTACAAGCTGGCCGATAAAGATGATCCCAATAAAGTCATTTGCTGTAAGTCCGTCATCGAGCGTGGAAACGAAGCAGCAGAGAATGCATTACTGAGTGAAGCAACAAAGCTTGAGGTCTGTCAGCACCCGAATGTTGTGAAATTCATTAAGGTTGGCCACGAATTTACCACCCCTTATTTTTTCATGGAGTGGGTCAGTGGCGAGAATCTGGCCCAGAAAGTCAGCCGTCACAATAACGGTGGCTTTCGTGCAGATCACATTGCCTGGCTGATTTATCAGCTGGCCGGTGCGCTGGATTATGCCCACACCCAAGGTGTGTGTCATCTGGATATCAAGCCTTCGAATGTGCTGATTGGCGCAGACGATGCTGTTCGTCTGGTTGATTTTGGTGCTGCGCAATATGTCGGTGAAAGTAACGAATATGTCGAGGCCAGTCTGAACTACGCCTCGCCTGATTATGTACGTACCGGAGTCGGACAACCTGAAGATGATGTTTATTCACTGGCTGTGATGGCCTATTGCCTGTTCCTCGGGGTAACTGCCAGTGCAGATATCGGCATGGTTATTCAGGGCCAGAAGCGGCCGGTGGTGATTCCGCCGCATGCATGGAAAGCTATTAAAACCGTGATCACCAAACCCCGTTATCACGGCTATTCGCCGATTCAGTTTGCGCAGGTGCTGGGTCAGATTGATACAGATACACCGCTGTCGAATGCACCGATTTTCAACAACATGCGAAATGCCGATCTGGTTCTGAGTAAGAAAAAGGTCCATGCATTCAGTGCCATTGAGGGCTGGAAGTCGCTGGAAATTACCCTGATTGGCGCCACTTTGGTTTTGGTTGCTTTCCTGGTGCTTCGCAATGTTTTTTCTTTTGCGTTCGATATGAATTCAGGAACGCCGGTTCAGCCAGCCAGTTTCACCTACGACGGTCAGATCTTCCAGCCGGATGATACGTCCTGGTTTACCTACCAGTTTCTGAATGAGTTTACATCTGAGACACCAGAGCTTTCGAAAACGGCGGTCTCTGTGGTTGAAGCCTATGACCGGAAAAAGTCGGAACGTGAAAAGCAGCTGTATCAGCACCTGAGTCCGGTGTTTGAGGATGAGCGTCAGGCTGAGACGACACGCCGTGAAGAACTGAATGCGGTCAAAAATGAACTGATCACCATTCGGCGTCTGATGCAGGGCGGACAGCCGGGCGACAGTGTGCACATTGAAAAACAGCTCTCCAGTGCTCAGGCAAGGATCAATGCGCTCCTGCAAAACGAAAGTTTATACAGTGAAAATGCAGTCACGCCTGAGGAAGCCCTGAATTTGCTGGAGGTCGGCGATGCGGTGTTTGCCCGGAAAGCGTTTGAATCTGCCTGGCAGAAGGCCACGGCTCAGGCTTACTACTATTCGCACGAAGTCCGTTATGAGACGGTCGTGAAGGTACTGTCGCGCGTTTCTGTCCTGATGGATGAAAGCAAGTTCAAAGATGCCTCCAGCCTGATCGAAAGTGCGCAGGAAGTATTCCCGGAAAGTAAGGATATCCGCCGGATGGGTGCCTTACTGTATGCGCGCCGCGGGGAATACATTCTCCAGCAGTCGCTCCACTCAGATTTAGTCGTGGATAAAAGCATTATTCAGCAGGCGTATCAGGACGTGAAGACGTTTGCGCCGGAACGACTGGAGCAGGTGAAAGCACAGCTGAAAGAAGAAATTGCGCAGGGGAGTGAATCCAGATTCAAAGCCGGTGCGCTGAGTATCAATGCCAAAAATGTAACGTCGATTGTTTTACCGGATTGGGAGTGGGAAGCATGAGTGATTTAAATACTCGGCTGGATGCACTGTTGTCTCCAATCAGCGCGGACCAGCCTGTGGGTGAGGATGCCCGCTATGAGCTCTGCTATGAGCTGATGGAAGCTGAAGTGAAGAAGTTCGGCTCATTGTTTGGTGAAACAGTTGACTGGATGGAAGTGGAGAAGCAGGCCGAGATTGTTCTGCTGCAGCACAGTAAAGATCTGAAAGCCATGGCGTATATCGCCCGTGCCTGGGCGGAGCATTATGGCAGTGCTGGCCTGAAAGCCGGTCTGGTCTTGCTGAAATCCGCTCTGGAACAATTCGGGTCTGCTCTTTATCCGTCTCGGGCCAGAGCCCGGGATAGCGCCATTGAATGGCTGGACAAGCAAATCGAGCTGGTCGCGCCAAAACTGAAGAACTCGTCTTACGAGGATCTGGATACGAGTTCGGCGCTGTGTCAGGACATCGGCTTCTCGAT contains these protein-coding regions:
- a CDS encoding organic hydroperoxide resistance protein, giving the protein MKVLYSTKATSTGGRDGASETEDGKLKVQLSTPKELGGAGGSGTNPEQLFAAGYSACFIGAMKFVAAQDGIKLPNEPSVTAQVGIGENPKGVGFAIDVELHISLPDLEKDEARALAEKAHEVCPYSNATRGNVRVELVIV
- a CDS encoding protein kinase: MSESDNQKVSAIDSVIHRALIKKKKRQKELELASKPSLEESLRARFDILETMTKPGRGTVVYKLADKDDPNKVICCKSVIERGNEAAENALLSEATKLEVCQHPNVVKFIKVGHEFTTPYFFMEWVSGENLAQKVSRHNNGGFRADHIAWLIYQLAGALDYAHTQGVCHLDIKPSNVLIGADDAVRLVDFGAAQYVGESNEYVEASLNYASPDYVRTGVGQPEDDVYSLAVMAYCLFLGVTASADIGMVIQGQKRPVVIPPHAWKAIKTVITKPRYHGYSPIQFAQVLGQIDTDTPLSNAPIFNNMRNADLVLSKKKVHAFSAIEGWKSLEITLIGATLVLVAFLVLRNVFSFAFDMNSGTPVQPASFTYDGQIFQPDDTSWFTYQFLNEFTSETPELSKTAVSVVEAYDRKKSEREKQLYQHLSPVFEDERQAETTRREELNAVKNELITIRRLMQGGQPGDSVHIEKQLSSAQARINALLQNESLYSENAVTPEEALNLLEVGDAVFARKAFESAWQKATAQAYYYSHEVRYETVVKVLSRVSVLMDESKFKDASSLIESAQEVFPESKDIRRMGALLYARRGEYILQQSLHSDLVVDKSIIQQAYQDVKTFAPERLEQVKAQLKEEIAQGSESRFKAGALSINAKNVTSIVLPDWEWEA
- a CDS encoding DUF3429 domain-containing protein, with product MQTPDSLMKQLGYLGLLPFLITLMLAMTDIRLFNLSGQQMFIAYSAVILSFLSGILWGNAIDHMAHKLSRNALILSNLFVLLAWGAILQGNKHSVTAAGLLALGYLAVWFAEKLIRQTEGEEKPKAYQPMRSRLTAGVILLHAVLMLT